From the genome of Clostridium sp. BNL1100, one region includes:
- a CDS encoding aminotransferase class V-fold PLP-dependent enzyme: MPQNIRYNNMHPYRSLVAGVDTRIPLDNGSFTTAINFDNAATTPPFLSVVKGIDSFIPWYSSVHRGKGYKSVMSTNLYEEGRQTVKDFVKADHDNDTVVYTKNTTEAINILAYILNQQKNGKDVVLSTWMEHAANDLPWRDKFTVDYIETDEFGRLSMNDLEDKLRKYKNKVRIVTVTGASNVTGYINDVYTIAALAHRYEAEIHVDGAQLVPHLPVDMKPFGTDSHIDYLSFSAHKMYAPYGSGSLIGPKSTFDVGLPYCQGGSAITLVTHNKIWWEEPPHKDEASTPNLLGIAALISSIKTLTSLGMDNIFKHERLLLYYAYEKMKSIPGITFYSHPESQESIGVIPFNMEGVHHSLMSAILSYEAGIAVRNGFFCAHPYCERLLGYSAQDMEDMMRDPKSIFPGIVRASFGIYNGFNEIDRFIAFLNQISLNKKYYVDKYGNSRSRYHIKNEV; this comes from the coding sequence CCCCAAAACATTCGATATAACAATATGCACCCATACCGTAGCCTAGTAGCAGGAGTGGATACAAGAATACCTCTGGACAATGGTTCATTTACAACGGCAATTAATTTTGACAATGCAGCTACTACGCCTCCGTTTCTGTCTGTAGTTAAGGGAATTGATAGCTTTATACCATGGTATTCATCCGTCCATAGGGGCAAAGGGTATAAGTCTGTTATGTCAACGAATTTATATGAAGAGGGACGCCAGACTGTAAAGGATTTTGTGAAGGCTGACCACGATAATGACACGGTAGTGTATACAAAAAATACTACAGAAGCAATAAATATACTTGCGTACATACTCAATCAGCAGAAAAACGGAAAGGACGTAGTGTTGTCCACTTGGATGGAACATGCTGCAAACGATCTGCCCTGGCGGGATAAATTCACTGTTGACTATATCGAAACAGATGAATTTGGAAGACTGTCCATGAATGATCTGGAGGATAAGCTGAGAAAATATAAAAATAAGGTACGAATTGTTACAGTGACCGGAGCGTCAAACGTTACTGGATATATAAATGATGTTTATACAATCGCTGCACTGGCACACAGGTACGAGGCAGAAATACACGTGGATGGAGCCCAGTTGGTGCCACATTTGCCGGTGGATATGAAACCTTTTGGTACCGATTCTCATATCGACTATCTCTCATTTTCAGCACATAAAATGTATGCCCCGTACGGCAGCGGCTCGTTGATAGGGCCGAAATCTACATTTGATGTTGGCTTGCCTTATTGTCAGGGGGGAAGTGCAATCACCCTGGTTACACATAATAAAATTTGGTGGGAGGAGCCTCCGCATAAGGATGAAGCAAGTACACCAAATCTATTAGGAATAGCCGCACTGATTTCATCAATCAAAACATTGACTTCATTAGGAATGGACAATATATTCAAACATGAAAGGTTACTGTTATATTATGCATATGAAAAGATGAAAAGTATTCCGGGAATTACCTTTTATAGTCATCCTGAAAGTCAGGAATCCATTGGAGTTATTCCATTTAATATGGAGGGTGTACACCACTCACTTATGTCGGCTATTTTATCATATGAAGCAGGTATAGCGGTAAGGAACGGCTTTTTCTGCGCCCATCCTTATTGTGAACGATTACTGGGGTATTCGGCACAGGATATGGAGGATATGATGAGAGACCCCAAAAGTATATTCCCGGGAATTGTAAGGGCCAGTTTTGGTATCTATAACGGGTTTAACGAAATTGACAGATTTATTGCCTTTCTCAATCAGATTTCTTTGAATAAAAAATATTATGTTGATAAGTATGGCAATTCCAGAAGCAGATACCATATCAAAAACGAAGTTTAA